A genomic window from Sulfurospirillum multivorans DSM 12446 includes:
- a CDS encoding AsmA family protein, translating into MFQKIVLSIVLFFAFSIVAFFLLIKVIDFNEYKPRIQKAIKESTGYEVMIRGDITLSLSPAGVSIFDVEITNPSYHAEVPFAKLGSFDVALDLSALLKKEIKVRHIAIDSLSLLVEKTKEGTFNYELPPVPKITDKKAKEGDIILEQEDGFPLVNVKKIKFSNANIVYVDQKSNTQIDFDKIDLDINHIQYDTSKHHLQALFFTADTHIDKIQYGRYALKDLSMSFEIKDAIAVSENLHYTLFETPIQGSGKFDLSGKQPKISIKSKIVDLKLAMLSRELLNQELLEGNVNGDLRLSFFVGDSHAFKSTLNGFVQLYGTDVTLKGYDVDKIAFMLDPNQRSKGFSLGNLISGATGVLKGGNTLLKEINTKIDIGYSEIHLSDVALSTATNRVAMKGAVNIIDEKFIDLKTALLDARGCATFEQKMSGSFAKPSLKVDDASITALSNVILSFSTKPKTAPITPKKNDENCTVFYEGVIKHPVVTTTPLGE; encoded by the coding sequence ATGTTTCAGAAGATAGTGTTAAGTATCGTGTTGTTTTTTGCCTTTAGTATCGTTGCTTTTTTCTTGCTTATTAAAGTCATTGATTTTAACGAGTACAAGCCTCGCATTCAAAAAGCGATTAAAGAGAGTACGGGCTATGAAGTGATGATTCGTGGCGACATCACGCTTTCTCTCTCACCTGCTGGGGTGAGCATCTTTGATGTTGAAATTACCAATCCATCCTACCACGCTGAAGTTCCTTTTGCAAAACTAGGAAGCTTTGATGTGGCACTGGATCTTTCTGCTTTGCTGAAAAAAGAGATTAAAGTAAGACATATCGCGATTGATAGCCTCAGTTTGTTGGTTGAAAAGACCAAAGAGGGCACGTTTAACTATGAATTGCCTCCCGTGCCAAAAATCACTGATAAGAAGGCTAAAGAGGGAGATATAATCCTTGAACAAGAAGATGGATTCCCCCTTGTTAATGTTAAAAAAATTAAATTTAGTAATGCAAATATTGTCTATGTTGATCAAAAAAGCAACACACAAATTGATTTTGATAAGATCGATTTAGACATCAATCACATCCAGTACGATACTTCAAAACATCATCTTCAAGCGCTCTTTTTTACGGCAGACACCCATATCGATAAGATTCAATACGGTCGTTATGCGCTTAAAGACCTGTCGATGTCTTTTGAGATCAAAGATGCAATAGCCGTCAGCGAAAACCTCCATTATACGCTTTTTGAGACACCCATCCAAGGAAGTGGCAAATTTGACTTAAGTGGCAAACAACCTAAGATTTCGATTAAAAGCAAAATTGTTGATTTAAAGTTGGCAATGCTCTCTCGTGAATTACTCAATCAAGAATTGCTTGAAGGTAATGTCAATGGCGATCTTAGGCTCTCGTTCTTTGTCGGTGATTCTCACGCATTTAAGAGCACCTTAAACGGTTTTGTCCAACTGTATGGAACAGATGTGACACTTAAAGGGTATGACGTCGATAAAATCGCATTCATGCTTGATCCCAATCAGCGCTCAAAAGGGTTTTCTCTTGGCAATCTTATCTCTGGTGCAACAGGTGTCTTAAAAGGCGGCAATACCCTTTTAAAAGAGATCAATACCAAAATAGACATAGGCTATTCTGAAATACACCTCAGTGACGTAGCACTCAGTACGGCAACGAATCGTGTTGCAATGAAAGGGGCTGTTAATATAATTGATGAAAAATTCATCGATCTTAAAACAGCGCTTTTAGACGCAAGAGGATGCGCAACGTTTGAACAAAAAATGAGCGGATCGTTTGCCAAGCCTTCTTTAAAAGTTGATGACGCATCGATAACAGCACTCAGCAATGTGATACTCTCCTTTTCAACGAAGCCTAAAACAGCGCCCATCACACCCAAAAAAAATGATGAGAACTGTACGGTTTTTTATGA
- the pyrF gene encoding orotidine-5'-phosphate decarboxylase — MKLCVALDLPSKAENIALIQKLKSEDVWLKVGLRSFIRDGEALLHEIKAINPHFKLFLDLKIHDIPNTMADAAESMVSLGVDMFNVHASSGVKAMRMVMERVNALPNPPIVLAVTALTSFDNASFEAIYKTPIAQKAVDFAKDAYESGLNGVVCSVYESLNIKAHTASSFLTLTPGIRPFGESSNDQERVADLEMAKAQQSDFIVVGRPIYYSADPLGIVKKIIENI; from the coding sequence ATGAAGCTCTGTGTTGCGCTTGATTTACCAAGTAAGGCTGAAAATATCGCTCTGATTCAAAAACTCAAAAGTGAAGACGTTTGGCTTAAAGTGGGGCTTCGCTCTTTTATTCGAGACGGCGAAGCACTTTTGCATGAGATCAAAGCGATCAACCCTCATTTTAAACTCTTTTTAGACCTCAAAATCCACGACATCCCCAACACCATGGCAGATGCCGCGGAGTCGATGGTAAGTTTAGGTGTGGATATGTTCAACGTTCATGCCTCAAGTGGCGTTAAAGCGATGCGTATGGTCATGGAGCGTGTGAATGCACTTCCAAACCCACCGATTGTTTTAGCCGTAACCGCATTGACTAGTTTTGACAACGCCTCTTTTGAAGCGATTTATAAAACGCCGATTGCCCAAAAAGCGGTTGATTTTGCTAAAGATGCGTATGAGAGTGGTTTGAATGGAGTGGTCTGCTCCGTCTATGAGAGCTTAAATATTAAAGCGCATACGGCGTCTTCATTTCTAACGCTAACACCAGGCATTCGTCCTTTTGGTGAGAGCAGTAATGACCAAGAAAGAGTTGCTGATTTGGAAATGGCTAAAGCACAGCAGTCTGATTTTATTGTGGTGGGGCGACCGATCTATTATAGCGCAGATCCGCTGGGCATCGTAAAGAAAATTATCGAAAATATTTAG
- the nusB gene encoding transcription antitermination factor NusB, which yields MATRHQARESIITLLYAEDIGNPGIEKFIDELFEEKKIRNQQKEFALGLYHGVKEHLVIIDEAINLHLKEWNLSEIGTLERAILRLGAYEVLYSELDNAVIINEAIELAKKLCNETSPKFINGVLDAICKDGEAK from the coding sequence TTGGCAACACGACATCAAGCAAGAGAGAGCATTATTACCCTTTTGTACGCAGAAGATATTGGAAATCCTGGAATTGAAAAATTTATAGATGAACTTTTTGAAGAAAAAAAGATTCGAAATCAGCAAAAAGAGTTTGCCCTTGGGTTGTACCATGGTGTAAAAGAGCATTTAGTCATCATTGATGAAGCGATCAATCTTCATCTGAAAGAGTGGAATCTCAGTGAAATTGGAACGCTTGAACGTGCCATTTTAAGACTGGGCGCGTATGAAGTTTTGTACTCAGAACTCGATAATGCGGTCATAATCAACGAAGCGATTGAACTGGCGAAAAAGCTCTGCAACGAGACAAGCCCTAAGTTTATCAACGGTGTTTTAGACGCGATTTGTAAAGATGGAGAAGCCAAATAG
- the ribH gene encoding 6,7-dimethyl-8-ribityllumazine synthase: MNIIEGKLSLNGKEKVAIINSRFNHIITDRLVEGAKDAFIRHGGDEKNLDLILVPGAYEIPLALDKILSSGKYDAVCCVGAIIRGSTPHFDYVAAEATKGVANTALKYQKPVTFGVLTTDNIEQAIERAGSKAGNKGFEAMTGLIELISLYKHL, encoded by the coding sequence ATGAATATTATTGAAGGAAAACTCTCCCTAAATGGTAAAGAAAAAGTGGCGATTATCAACAGCCGATTTAACCATATTATCACTGATCGTTTAGTTGAAGGTGCGAAAGATGCGTTTATTCGTCATGGCGGCGATGAGAAGAATTTAGACCTTATTTTAGTCCCTGGGGCGTATGAAATTCCTTTAGCGCTCGATAAAATCTTAAGCAGTGGCAAGTATGACGCTGTGTGTTGTGTGGGTGCGATTATTCGTGGCAGTACGCCTCATTTTGACTACGTTGCGGCAGAAGCGACCAAAGGCGTTGCCAATACGGCACTTAAGTACCAAAAACCCGTCACCTTTGGTGTTTTAACCACCGATAATATCGAGCAAGCGATCGAGCGTGCGGGCAGTAAAGCCGGCAATAAAGGCTTTGAAGCCATGACAGGTTTGATCGAACTCATTAGCCTTTACAAACACCTATAA
- a CDS encoding acetate uptake transporter: MTQDIQHIKTIVADPTPLGLFGLAMVTLVASSQKLGLTLGLSLVLPWAIFLGAFVQLIACFFDFKHNNTFGATAFGAYAFFWFGVALSWMIKLGLFGEVIASQADGKQLGFAFIGYLVFTLFMTIGAVETNKVLLAIFILIDLLFLGLIGDTFGWFHGAHTLAAYAELGIAFLSFYGSGAILLNHHFGKSFLPIGKPLGIFK, from the coding sequence GTGACTCAAGACATTCAACACATTAAAACTATTGTTGCTGACCCAACGCCACTGGGGCTTTTTGGTTTGGCTATGGTGACACTGGTCGCTTCATCGCAAAAATTGGGGTTGACGCTGGGTCTTTCACTCGTCTTACCTTGGGCTATTTTTTTAGGCGCATTTGTTCAGCTCATTGCCTGTTTCTTTGACTTTAAACACAATAATACGTTTGGGGCAACTGCCTTTGGCGCGTATGCCTTTTTTTGGTTTGGCGTGGCGCTTTCGTGGATGATTAAGCTGGGTCTTTTTGGTGAAGTTATTGCGTCACAAGCTGATGGCAAACAGCTTGGTTTTGCGTTCATTGGGTATCTTGTTTTCACGCTTTTTATGACCATTGGTGCGGTAGAGACCAACAAGGTTCTGCTTGCGATTTTTATTTTGATTGATCTTCTCTTTTTAGGGCTGATTGGCGACACATTTGGCTGGTTTCATGGCGCACACACGCTAGCTGCTTATGCGGAACTTGGCATTGCATTTCTCTCGTTTTATGGCTCTGGAGCAATTTTGCTCAATCATCATTTTGGAAAGTCATTTTTACCGATTGGTAAGCCTTTAGGCATCTTTAAATAG
- the ovoA gene encoding 5-histidylcysteine sulfoxide synthase: MQLIPTRNILLNQGTSEQKRQEIREYFLQTYTVYEKLFELMKDDESYYLTADPLRHPLVFYFGHTATFFINKLVLAKLIDKRINPTFESIFAIGVDEMSWDDLNQSHYKWPRIAEIRAYREQVKMKILELIDTLPLVMPISWESPFWAIMMGIEHERIHLETSSVLIRQLPLECVTPSDFWKTCPLDTPVVENELICVNGTTLRLEKKKDDALYGWDNEYGLHVKEVKDFKASKYLVSNAEFLGFVEDAGYENERFWNEEGWKWKTYKNATMPLFWSKDEDGYFLRLMAEEIPMPWSWPVEINYLEAKAFCNWKSHKTGKPIRLPSEEEWYVLRDLHVKVEELFWDKAPANINLEYFASSVPIDTFAFGDFYDVIGNVWQWSETPMNGFDGFCVHPLYDDFSVPTFDDRHNIIKGGSWISTGNEIIRASRYAFRRHFYQHAGFRYIESNESVETHSVFYETDFALAKMCDAHFGEKKNNYYETMAQFCIALGGEKNRALEIGCGVGRGTFALARHFEMVHGIEFTARVVRLATNFKESGKLKYTLKEEGELALFIERNLSDFGIDPRVQKVEFWQADPHNMKPYFDGYDLILANDVLDTLYDPALFLEKIKERLNPQGFLVIASSYDWDEAKTPRAKWLGGVKKNGEKYSTFDALSEHLSPFFDLHVTPVEMRLSTHESARKEVVKSLHVSVWKKK; encoded by the coding sequence ATGCAACTGATCCCAACGCGCAACATTCTTCTCAATCAAGGAACAAGCGAGCAAAAAAGGCAAGAAATCAGGGAGTATTTTCTCCAAACCTACACGGTCTATGAGAAACTCTTTGAGCTGATGAAGGATGACGAAAGCTATTATCTCACCGCAGATCCTCTGCGTCATCCGCTGGTTTTTTATTTTGGTCATACGGCGACCTTTTTTATCAATAAACTGGTTCTTGCTAAGTTGATTGATAAGCGCATTAACCCCACATTCGAGTCGATCTTTGCGATTGGTGTGGATGAAATGAGTTGGGATGATCTGAACCAATCGCACTACAAATGGCCTAGAATTGCTGAAATTCGCGCTTATCGTGAGCAAGTGAAAATGAAAATCTTAGAGCTGATTGATACCTTACCGCTTGTTATGCCAATTTCATGGGAAAGCCCGTTTTGGGCGATTATGATGGGTATTGAGCATGAGCGCATTCATTTAGAGACGTCATCGGTGCTGATTCGCCAACTGCCACTTGAGTGTGTAACGCCAAGCGATTTTTGGAAAACGTGTCCGCTTGATACGCCTGTTGTGGAAAATGAACTGATATGCGTAAACGGCACAACGCTTCGTTTGGAAAAGAAAAAAGATGACGCGCTGTACGGTTGGGATAACGAATACGGTTTACATGTAAAAGAGGTAAAAGACTTTAAAGCCTCCAAATACCTTGTGAGTAATGCCGAATTTTTGGGCTTTGTCGAAGATGCTGGGTATGAAAACGAGCGTTTCTGGAATGAAGAGGGTTGGAAGTGGAAAACCTACAAAAATGCCACGATGCCTCTGTTTTGGAGCAAAGATGAGGATGGCTATTTCCTTCGCTTGATGGCAGAAGAAATCCCCATGCCATGGAGTTGGCCTGTCGAGATTAATTACCTCGAAGCCAAAGCGTTTTGCAACTGGAAAAGTCATAAAACAGGCAAACCTATTCGCCTCCCCAGTGAAGAGGAGTGGTATGTTCTTCGAGATTTACATGTAAAGGTTGAAGAGCTGTTTTGGGACAAAGCCCCTGCTAATATCAACCTAGAGTATTTTGCTTCAAGTGTGCCTATCGATACCTTCGCCTTTGGTGATTTTTACGATGTGATCGGCAATGTGTGGCAGTGGAGTGAGACGCCGATGAATGGGTTTGATGGTTTTTGCGTCCATCCGCTCTACGATGATTTTTCCGTTCCGACGTTTGACGATCGACATAACATCATCAAAGGCGGCTCGTGGATTAGCACGGGCAATGAAATCATTCGAGCTTCACGTTACGCGTTTCGTCGTCATTTTTACCAACATGCGGGTTTTCGCTACATTGAATCCAATGAGTCTGTGGAGACACATTCGGTCTTTTACGAGACAGACTTTGCACTTGCCAAAATGTGCGATGCCCATTTTGGAGAAAAAAAGAACAACTACTATGAAACAATGGCTCAGTTTTGCATCGCACTTGGTGGCGAAAAAAACAGAGCGCTTGAAATTGGCTGTGGGGTAGGGCGTGGAACCTTTGCGCTTGCGCGTCATTTTGAGATGGTGCATGGCATTGAATTCACCGCACGCGTTGTCAGACTTGCGACCAACTTTAAAGAGAGTGGCAAACTCAAATATACTTTAAAAGAAGAGGGCGAACTCGCACTCTTTATCGAGAGAAATTTGAGTGATTTTGGCATTGATCCACGTGTTCAAAAAGTCGAATTTTGGCAGGCTGATCCGCACAATATGAAGCCCTATTTTGATGGATATGACCTCATTTTAGCCAATGATGTGCTCGATACCTTGTATGATCCTGCGCTTTTTTTAGAGAAGATCAAAGAGCGTCTGAACCCACAAGGATTTTTGGTTATTGCCAGTAGCTACGACTGGGATGAAGCCAAAACACCTCGTGCCAAATGGCTCGGTGGTGTTAAGAAAAATGGCGAAAAATACAGTACATTCGATGCACTAAGCGAGCATTTATCGCCCTTTTTTGATTTACATGTAACGCCTGTGGAAATGCGCTTGAGCACCCATGAAAGTGCGCGAAAAGAGGTCGTAAAATCTTTACATGTAAGCGTGTGGAAGAAAAAGTAA
- the kdsA gene encoding 3-deoxy-8-phosphooctulonate synthase: protein MILIAGPCVIESRDSLFRVAEKLMSYHEDPTIDFYFKSSFDKANRTSIDSFRGPGMDEGLKLLDEVRAQFGYKLLTDIHDYTQAKPVGEVVDVLQIPAFLCRQTDLLVAAAQTKCVVNIKKGQFLNPADMRYSVKKVLDTRGVKEEGYEAAKKAGVWLTERGSTFGYGNLVVDARSFGIMREFAPVVFDATHSVQMPGAEGGKSGGKREFVRPLSRSAAAVGVDGFFFETHFNPCEALCDGPNMLDLDDLALAIKDIKTIQESLKA from the coding sequence ATGATTTTAATTGCAGGACCGTGTGTTATCGAAAGCAGAGACAGCCTTTTTAGGGTTGCAGAGAAATTAATGAGCTATCACGAAGATCCAACCATTGATTTTTATTTTAAAAGCAGTTTTGATAAAGCCAATCGTACCAGTATCGATAGTTTCAGGGGTCCTGGGATGGATGAAGGTTTGAAGCTTTTGGATGAAGTGAGAGCTCAGTTTGGGTATAAACTCTTAACCGATATTCACGACTACACCCAAGCCAAACCTGTCGGCGAAGTCGTTGATGTGCTTCAAATTCCGGCATTTTTATGTCGCCAGACCGATCTTTTAGTCGCAGCAGCGCAGACTAAATGCGTGGTTAATATCAAAAAAGGACAATTTTTGAATCCTGCTGATATGCGCTATTCGGTTAAAAAAGTGTTGGATACCAGAGGTGTGAAAGAAGAGGGCTACGAAGCCGCTAAAAAAGCAGGCGTATGGCTCACAGAGCGCGGTTCAACGTTTGGGTACGGCAATTTAGTCGTCGATGCACGTAGTTTTGGCATCATGCGCGAATTTGCGCCTGTCGTTTTTGATGCAACCCATTCGGTACAAATGCCAGGAGCTGAGGGTGGCAAAAGCGGTGGAAAACGTGAGTTTGTAAGACCTCTTTCACGCTCAGCCGCAGCTGTTGGTGTGGATGGTTTCTTCTTTGAAACACACTTTAACCCGTGCGAAGCACTTTGCGATGGCCCGAATATGCTTGATCTTGATGATTTAGCTTTGGCAATTAAGGATATTAAAACGATTCAAGAGAGCTTAAAGGCATAA
- a CDS encoding DMT family transporter, whose protein sequence is MLISSFSFAFDGAFAKVLSQNMDSVEVVFFRNGVTMIFVALSIFKLPIKQVGGKPWLLLFRALIGFASMLVFFYNIAHIPLADAITFSRTAPIFTAILAFFFLKETIGWKGWVAVFIGFIGIVCVMKPNGLMLSKTDLFGLFSGLGAALAYTSVRELNRVYDTRVIVLAFVSTGTFFPALFMVLSEYFHTPMFDFMLGKFVAPVGIQWLYILLMGLSGAIGQVYMTKAFATTKAGIVGAAGYSIIFFSLIIGVVLGDGLPDIIGLFGILLVIISGVIVAKEKE, encoded by the coding sequence ATGCTGATCTCCTCGTTTAGTTTTGCGTTTGATGGGGCTTTTGCTAAGGTGCTCAGTCAAAATATGGATTCGGTGGAAGTGGTCTTTTTTCGTAATGGCGTTACGATGATTTTTGTAGCCCTTAGCATCTTCAAACTTCCCATCAAACAAGTGGGTGGAAAGCCTTGGTTACTCCTTTTTCGAGCTCTCATTGGGTTTGCTTCCATGCTGGTTTTTTTCTACAATATCGCGCATATTCCCCTCGCCGATGCGATCACATTTTCACGAACCGCGCCTATTTTCACCGCTATTTTGGCGTTTTTCTTTTTAAAGGAGACCATTGGTTGGAAAGGGTGGGTGGCGGTTTTTATTGGCTTTATTGGCATTGTTTGTGTGATGAAGCCAAACGGACTCATGCTCTCCAAAACCGATCTCTTCGGACTTTTCAGCGGTCTGGGCGCCGCCCTTGCGTATACGAGTGTCAGAGAGCTTAATAGAGTCTACGATACGCGCGTCATTGTCTTAGCCTTTGTCTCAACAGGAACGTTTTTCCCCGCACTTTTTATGGTTTTGAGTGAATACTTTCACACACCGATGTTTGATTTTATGTTAGGAAAATTCGTTGCTCCTGTGGGGATTCAATGGCTTTATATTCTTTTGATGGGATTGTCTGGGGCGATTGGGCAAGTCTATATGACCAAGGCGTTTGCGACCACAAAAGCGGGAATTGTAGGGGCGGCTGGGTATTCGATTATTTTCTTTTCGCTGATTATTGGCGTGGTATTAGGAGATGGTTTACCAGATATTATTGGACTATTTGGTATACTCTTGGTCATTATTAGCGGCGTTATTGTCGCAAAGGAGAAAGAATGA